The genomic interval AATTACACGTCCCAGCTATTAGTCAACTTGCATGTTCAAGCTCATGGCCACTTAAAGATACTGTGCTATTTTACAAAGGAGCAGCCAACCTGAAGTTGAAGCGTAAAGTCTGCCATTTGAATCCATCTCAAGCATCCAAACCCGAAaggggaaactattctaatccctcgatgAGATGTTTCCTCGTTTGCTTAAAAATcatctaaacggttatgaaaaattctggaaaaatttgacaacattcatataacacatatatacaactccacaaaatcttaagtctaaactcaactcacacatcgagatataaaaaagacaaattcaacgtatgaatagtagcatactgtttatatctaaatttgtcttttttttctcgatgtgtagattgaatatgaacatgaattttggtggactagtagatatcattatactctacattgttaattttttttcagaatttttcacaactatttgcatcaaatttagaagaaaaaggtATACTAGGGGATATCTCCTCGAGgtattagaatccactcccacCAGAAAGTTATGGGTTCTTCTACTATTCTGCATGACAGGCAGGACCCACTTTTCATCAACCGGAATTCACCCAGTAGGCCAATGGTAGCATACAAGAGTCTGCATACAGCAGTGTAAACCAGAAAGCTCGTTTACACTGCTCGAATCCTTCTTCGTTCTTACTGAAGAAATTATCGGTACGATTGCAAGGGAGATTGGTAAGACTTTCAGATGGACACGCTCAGAATGTTGTTACATGTGTGCctcggaaaaaaaatgttgtcaCAGCTCACATGTTGCTTTCTTCGGTGCTGCTACCATGGAACTGGCAGAAGATTAGTTAACTGTTACCTGAGACAAAGCAGTATCGTAAGCTTGTTTCAATGGCCCTAACTAATCATATCGCACCTGCGTCTTCTCCTGGCCACCTAATAAATGAAAAGCTGATGGAATTGTTCAGTTGGAGTGGAAAAAAAGACCAATTGACCTCACTTTGTCAAACAACCTACTAACTCCTACAcagtgtgcgcgcgcgcgcgtaagTCCTAATGATATTCTGTACCACAAAGTCGCGCGCTTTTCGCAGATTTGCATAATTGAGGCATTTCATAATTGCGTATTCCAAGAGAACGGCTTCAGTCGCTCTCAGAGTTCTTACCACGATCTTGGATGCGTTATACATGTGTTGCTATCTTCTAATCATCTTACCACAAACATATAGTAGTGCCCTCCCATGCTAATGTGAAAAGCAAGATCCATCATCCATCATACTATGTACTACTAGTTGATTGTTCAGGCTAAATTTGCTACTCCGTCCGTTTCATATCATAAACTCGTTTAACATTTTTgttaaacttctttaagtttaatcaaatttataaacaatatactaatattttcaaaaaaaacaaatatattattaaattatattcgatgctaaatttaataaaaactagTTTGGTGTGgtagatgttttttttacaaattcgggttaaatttaaagaattttaattaaaaaaagaatcaaatgacttataatatgaaataattaACTTCCAGTGTATCTTAATATTTCTCGACCAGAAACTAACAGAAATATTTGACAGATGGCGAAAGGACCTGTAACCTAATGGTTATAAGAGTCTGCTACTGAGGTCCTGGGTACGACTTttcatgggagcgaatttttcaggatttaacaaCATTGTGATTTCAGTGGTAGGCTActgtgtaatttaaaaaaaaaagaaacgtttGACAGATGGAGATAAACCTACCTAGCTTTTCACTTCAGAAGAAACCACTTTCTGTTGTGTTCACGGTCTACCTTCTCGATTCACCGCGCTTATGCGGCCACTGCACAAAACAAAGTAACTGCCAGAACAAGAAGTCAAAAAAGATTGGGCACGGTGAACTGATTTCTTCAAGAATCTTATACATACATAGTCTGATAGTCCAGTGGGTGCAACAACTCCCCATCAGCATGCGAAATGCGAACCAGAGCTGCTAATAGCTAGAACGCGTGCTCGGCGGCGACCACCTtaaaggaaaggggaaaaaaaacagccGGAGCCAGCCACCGCAACATCTCCGCGGATCAAATCATCGAAACCTAATCTTCCAAACCTCGAACAACCGCACCACCTTCCCGCCTGAGCCACCCCTACATATACGCTCGTCTCGCCGTCGCAACCTCGTCACCTAGGCAAACTCCAGCCTGCAACCAAAGCATCGGAGAgcaatggcgacgacgacgagagggcCGGTGACAATGAGGCTCTGCTTCTTCTCTGCCGCTGCTCTTTTCCTTCTctgcttcctcctcccggccgccgtcgccgaggagcgCTTCTACGAGTTCGTGGTACGTGATGATCTCGTTCTTGCATTGCGGTGAACAGTTAACATAATCTTGCCTAAGATTTTATCCTGAGCTTGCTGCAACTGCGATGGCGTTCTTTTTTACAACAGGTCCAGGAGACGCTAGTGAAGAGGCTGTGCAATACGCAGAAGATCATCACGGTGAACGGGCAGTTCCCCGGGCCGACGATCGAGGTGTACGACGGCGACACGGTGGCGATCAGGGCCGTGAACATGGCGAGGTACAACGTGACGCTGCACTGGCACGGCCTCCGCCAGCTGCGGAACGGGTGGGCGGACGGCCCGGAGTTCGTGACGCAGTGCCCCATCCGCCCAGGCGGCAGCTACACCTACCGCTTCGCCATCCAGGGGCAGGAGGGCACCCTGTGGTGGCACGCGCACAGCTCGTGGCTCCGCGCCACCGTCCACGGCGCCCTCCTCATCCGCCCTCGCCCCGGCGTCCCCTACCCTTTCCCCAAGCCCCACTCCGAGTTCCCCATCATACTAGGtatagtacattttttttttgtctttacgATTACACGGAAGACGCACACGCGCACCGAGGGATCGTTTGTACGGTGTTGATGTGGGTTGGTTTTGTTTGTTCGCAGCGGAGTGGTGGAGGAGGGACCCGATCGCGGTGCTGAGGCAGTCCATGAtcaccggcgcgccgccgaaCGTGTCCGACGCGATCCTCATCAATGGCCAGCCGGGGGATTTCCTTGAGTGCTCCGCCCAAGGTGAGTGGTTACTTGTTGGTTCTTCTCGTTCAGGAGATTGTTTCTGCGGTTGTTACGAAAAAAATTGTgcatgtctttttcttttttcttaacttCTTGAGTTACTCTGCCAGAAGTGGAACATCTTCAAATTTGGAGTGTGTTTTAAGAAACTAGTTCGTGGAAGGTGAATTATCTGACACTGCACGTTCTTGTGCCAAGTTCCTGATTTGGTTAAACCGACCAAGGCAACTTTTGGTTTGGAAAAAAGCATTCCTACTGTTGTGTATAGCATAGGTCGTAGAGATGAGCGTTGCATTGTTTTGTTTAGATGCTTGCAACGTGACAAAATGAAGAGACAAAGATTCAGGTAACGAAtcaaaaaaagattaaaaaatgaagaaagataaaaaaaaaatatcttgacCAATCTGTTGTGAGAATAACGTCACTCCCGTTTTGACTTGCAAGTGATTCATGATTTTGCCTGTAAACTATAGTCGTTTGCTTACCATGCATGCGGTCGCCGTGACAGAGACGAGCATCATcccggtggccgccggcgagacgACCCTGCTGCGCATCATCAACGCGGCCATGAACACCGAGCTCTTCGTCTCCCTCGCCGGCCACAAGATGaccgtggtcgccgccgactcCATGTACACCAAGCCGTTCGAGAccaccgtcgtcctcctcggccCCGGCCAGACCACCGACGTCCTCGTCACCGCCCACGCCGCCCCGGGGCGCTACtacctcgccgcccgcgcctacgCCTCCGCACAGGGCGTCCCCTTCGAcaacaccaccgccaccgccatcttcCAGTAcaagggcggcgccggctgcccCACTACAGCCGGCGGCGCaggtgccgccggcgccgttgcTGGCGCTGGCGTAGGCGCAGGAGCtgccggtggcgccggcgccgtcgctggcgctggcgctggcacGTTCAACGGGTCGCTCGGCCGGTCGAAGTACTCCGGCGGCAACCCTGGGCGCGCCGGGCCGGCGCCAATGCTGCCGTACCTGCCGGCGTACAACGACACGAACACGGCCACGGCGTTCTCGAACAGCATCCGGAGCCCGGCGCCGGTGAAGGTGCCCGGGCCGGTGACCCAGGAGGTGTTCACCACGGTGGGGTTCGGCCTCTTCAACTGCATGCCCGGCCCGTTCTGCCAGGGACCCAACAACACCCGGTTCGGCGCGAGCATGAACAACGTGTCGTTCCAGCTCCCCAACACCGTCTCCCTCCTGCAGGCGCACTACCACCACATCCCCGGCGTGTTCACCGACGACTTCCCGCCGATGCCACCCGTGTTCTTCGACTTCACCTCCCAGAA from Oryza glaberrima chromosome 3, OglaRS2, whole genome shotgun sequence carries:
- the LOC127768089 gene encoding laccase-3-like; its protein translation is MATTTRGPVTMRLCFFSAAALFLLCFLLPAAVAEERFYEFVVQETLVKRLCNTQKIITVNGQFPGPTIEVYDGDTVAIRAVNMARYNVTLHWHGLRQLRNGWADGPEFVTQCPIRPGGSYTYRFAIQGQEGTLWWHAHSSWLRATVHGALLIRPRPGVPYPFPKPHSEFPIILAEWWRRDPIAVLRQSMITGAPPNVSDAILINGQPGDFLECSAQETSIIPVAAGETTLLRIINAAMNTELFVSLAGHKMTVVAADSMYTKPFETTVVLLGPGQTTDVLVTAHAAPGRYYLAARAYASAQGVPFDNTTATAIFQYKGGAGCPTTAGGAGAAGAVAGAGVGAGAAGGAGAVAGAGAGTFNGSLGRSKYSGGNPGRAGPAPMLPYLPAYNDTNTATAFSNSIRSPAPVKVPGPVTQEVFTTVGFGLFNCMPGPFCQGPNNTRFGASMNNVSFQLPNTVSLLQAHYHHIPGVFTDDFPPMPPVFFDFTSQNVPRALWQPVKGTKLYRVRYGAVVQIVFQDTGIFAAEEHPMHIHGYHFYVLATGFGNYDPVRDAHKFNLVDPPSRNTIGVPVGGWAVVRFVADNPGVWLVHCHIDAHLTGGLGMALLVEDGEAELEATMAPPLDLPLCAL